A section of the Subtercola frigoramans genome encodes:
- a CDS encoding NAD(P)H-quinone dehydrogenase, which translates to MAYEFERKQRITVLGGGPGGYEAAIAGAQLGAEVTLVERVGVGGAAVLTDVVPSKTLIATAEAASAIGEAADLGVQFFSRTDAGRPVRPDVAVNIAAVNKRLLGLARQQSEDMKSTLIRSGVRIVQGEGRMDGRDAVIVSTNKGPDGIDFDRIEGDTIVVSVGASPRLLTSAMPDGERIFTWTQLYSLQSIPEHLIVVGSGVTGAEFASAYTALGAKVTLISSRDQVLPGEDADAAAVIENVFRRNGMTVLSKSRADSVVRTETGVVATLSDGRTVEGSHCLMAVGAIPNTADIGLEEAGVQLTESGHIRVNRVARTSVPNVYAAGDCTTFLPLASVASMQGRTAVFHAMGDAVNPTEIRNVASNIFTQPEIATVGWTQRQIEEGLAQGDIYKLPLSENPRAKMMGIKDGFVKLFARTGSGTVIGGVVVAPKASELIFPIALAVEHRLTVDQVSRAFTVYPSLTGSITDAARAMHIVL; encoded by the coding sequence ATGGCCTATGAATTCGAGCGCAAGCAGAGAATCACCGTTCTGGGGGGCGGCCCAGGAGGCTATGAAGCGGCTATCGCCGGCGCCCAGCTCGGTGCAGAAGTAACCCTCGTCGAACGCGTCGGGGTGGGCGGTGCGGCCGTGCTCACCGATGTGGTTCCCTCGAAGACGCTCATTGCGACCGCCGAGGCCGCCAGCGCCATCGGTGAAGCGGCCGACCTCGGGGTGCAGTTCTTCAGTCGCACCGACGCGGGCCGCCCTGTGCGCCCCGACGTGGCCGTGAACATCGCCGCCGTGAACAAGAGGCTGCTCGGGCTGGCGCGCCAGCAGTCCGAAGACATGAAGTCCACGCTGATCCGGTCCGGCGTGCGCATCGTTCAGGGCGAAGGGCGAATGGATGGCCGCGACGCGGTCATCGTCTCGACGAATAAAGGCCCCGACGGCATCGATTTCGACCGCATCGAAGGCGACACCATCGTGGTGTCGGTGGGGGCGAGCCCGAGGCTCCTCACCAGCGCGATGCCCGACGGCGAGCGCATCTTCACCTGGACGCAGTTGTACTCGCTGCAGTCGATTCCTGAGCACCTGATCGTCGTCGGGTCGGGTGTCACAGGGGCGGAGTTCGCCTCCGCCTACACCGCCCTCGGCGCGAAGGTCACGCTGATCTCGAGCCGCGACCAGGTGCTGCCCGGTGAAGACGCTGACGCGGCTGCCGTCATCGAGAACGTCTTCCGGCGCAACGGCATGACTGTGCTCTCAAAATCCCGGGCCGACTCGGTGGTTCGCACCGAGACCGGTGTCGTGGCGACGCTCAGCGACGGCCGTACGGTCGAAGGCAGTCACTGCCTGATGGCCGTCGGGGCGATTCCCAACACGGCAGACATCGGGCTCGAAGAAGCGGGCGTGCAGCTCACAGAGTCTGGTCACATCCGCGTCAACCGAGTCGCGCGTACCAGCGTGCCGAACGTCTACGCGGCCGGGGACTGCACGACCTTCCTGCCGCTGGCATCCGTCGCCTCGATGCAGGGGCGCACAGCGGTGTTCCACGCCATGGGCGATGCGGTCAACCCGACCGAGATCCGCAATGTCGCCTCCAACATCTTCACCCAGCCCGAGATCGCCACCGTCGGCTGGACCCAGCGGCAGATCGAAGAGGGGCTCGCGCAGGGCGACATCTACAAGCTGCCGCTGAGCGAGAACCCCCGGGCGAAGATGATGGGCATCAAAGACGGTTTCGTGAAGCTGTTCGCCCGCACCGGTTCGGGTACCGTGATCGGCGGTGTCGTGGTGGCTCCGAAGGCGAGCGAGCTGATCTTCCCGATCGCGCTGGCCGTCGAACACCGCTTGACGGTCGACCAGGTCTCGCGTGCATTCACGGTCTACCCCTCGCTCACCGGGTCGATCACCGACGCGGCGCGAGCCATGCACATCGTT